Proteins co-encoded in one Bacteroidota bacterium genomic window:
- a CDS encoding HAD family hydrolase, with amino-acid sequence MTLKNLNIDKSWTLFLDRDGVINKKLENDYVKHWIEFEFLEGVIDALKSLNTRFGTIVVVTNQQGIGKGLYRTEDLELIHKNMIYEIEYLGGRIDKVYFSPYLNSENHPTRKPGIGMALAAKNDFPSIDFTKSIIVGDSLSDMEFGRNAGMKTAFISEDKTNDARIDFQFSSLAEFNNALI; translated from the coding sequence ATGACTTTAAAGAACTTAAATATTGATAAAAGCTGGACCTTGTTTTTAGATCGTGATGGAGTGATTAATAAAAAACTTGAGAACGATTACGTAAAACATTGGATAGAATTTGAGTTTCTGGAGGGAGTCATCGACGCTTTAAAATCATTAAACACTCGCTTCGGAACTATCGTTGTTGTAACCAATCAGCAAGGCATTGGAAAAGGTTTATATCGTACCGAAGATCTGGAACTCATTCATAAAAACATGATTTATGAAATTGAATATTTAGGCGGACGCATTGATAAAGTTTATTTTTCGCCTTATTTGAATTCAGAAAATCATCCAACACGCAAACCCGGAATTGGTATGGCATTAGCAGCTAAAAACGATTTTCCGAGTATTGATTTTACGAAATCCATCATCGTTGGTGATAGTTTAAGTGATATGGAATTTGGTAGAAATGCCGGCATGAAAACCGCTTTCATTTCCGAGGATAAAACAAACGATGCAAGAATAGATTTTCAGTTTTCTTCATTAGCTGAATTTAATAATGCCTTAATATAA
- a CDS encoding nucleotidyltransferase family protein, which translates to MVKEAIILAGGFGTRLQSVVSDLPKPMAAVNNQPFLNYQLNYLKKYGVTRVILSVGYLHEKITAYYKSEYNGLQIDYSIESEPLGTGGGIRKAIELCNNNTVLVLNGDSFFDIDLHSFSNHHITFNADCTLALREVENASRYGTIELSPGEGNRGRKIISFKEKNNSPGKGTINGGVYLLNKSTYLQKTPANKNFSIEKDFFETKLQELNIFGCIYNNYFIDIGIPEDYAKAQHDFKELKY; encoded by the coding sequence TTGGTAAAAGAAGCCATCATATTAGCCGGCGGGTTTGGAACACGCTTACAAAGCGTAGTCAGTGATTTGCCAAAACCTATGGCTGCAGTAAATAACCAACCCTTCTTAAATTATCAATTAAATTATTTAAAAAAATACGGCGTTACTAGAGTGATTTTATCGGTAGGTTACTTACACGAAAAAATCACCGCGTACTACAAATCGGAATATAACGGTCTGCAAATTGACTACAGTATTGAATCAGAACCTTTAGGTACAGGAGGAGGAATCAGAAAAGCGATAGAGTTATGCAACAATAACACTGTACTTGTTTTAAACGGCGATTCATTTTTTGACATTGATCTTCACTCCTTCTCCAATCATCACATAACTTTCAATGCCGATTGCACATTGGCATTACGTGAAGTTGAAAATGCTTCTCGTTATGGAACCATCGAGTTATCACCCGGCGAAGGTAACAGGGGAAGAAAAATAATCTCGTTTAAAGAAAAAAATAATTCTCCGGGAAAAGGCACCATAAACGGTGGGGTTTATTTATTGAATAAAAGTACTTACCTGCAAAAAACGCCCGCCAATAAGAACTTTTCCATCGAAAAAGATTTCTTCGAAACCAAATTACAAGAGTTAAACATCTTCGGCTGTATTTATAATAATTACTTCATTGATATTGGCATTCCGGAAGATTACGCAAAAGCACAACATGACTTTAAAGAACTTAAATATTGA
- a CDS encoding glycosyltransferase, with protein MKISIITVTYNSAATLEETILSVINQTYQNIEYIIVDGKSTDSTLSIIDKYKNRIAKFISEKDHGIYDALNKGISMASGDVVGILHSDDFYTSNEVLQKIAERFNKDNCEALYGDLLYVSKDNTDKIIRKWRAGEFKSNSFLFGWMPPHPTFFVKKEVYEKHKAFNLDFKTSADYELMLRLLYKHKIKTSYLPEFIVKMRMGGQSNVSTKNRIIANLEDRKAWEVNGIKPYFFTLFFKPLRKLSQFL; from the coding sequence ATGAAGATTTCCATTATAACCGTAACCTACAACAGCGCGGCAACGCTCGAAGAGACAATTTTATCGGTTATAAACCAAACCTATCAAAACATAGAGTACATCATTGTGGATGGGAAATCAACAGATTCTACACTCTCCATTATTGACAAATATAAAAACCGTATTGCGAAATTTATTTCTGAAAAAGACCATGGCATCTACGACGCATTGAACAAAGGAATTAGTATGGCTTCCGGAGATGTTGTTGGCATTCTGCATTCGGATGATTTTTATACGTCCAATGAAGTGCTTCAGAAAATTGCAGAACGTTTCAATAAAGATAATTGTGAGGCTTTATATGGCGATTTGCTCTATGTGTCAAAAGACAACACAGACAAAATTATACGCAAATGGAGAGCGGGAGAATTCAAATCAAATTCATTTCTTTTCGGCTGGATGCCTCCTCACCCCACCTTCTTTGTAAAAAAAGAAGTTTACGAAAAACACAAAGCCTTTAATCTTGATTTTAAAACTTCCGCCGATTATGAGCTGATGCTTCGTCTGCTTTACAAGCACAAAATAAAAACTTCATACCTGCCTGAATTCATCGTTAAAATGCGCATGGGCGGACAAAGCAACGTAAGCACAAAAAACCGTATTATCGCTAATCTCGAAGACCGTAAAGCATGGGAAGTAAACGGAATAAAACCTTATTTCTTTACTTTATTTTTCAAACCGCTAAGGAAACTTTCGCAGTTTTTATAA
- a CDS encoding gliding motility-associated C-terminal domain-containing protein produces the protein MKKYFYLSVLMVVLSFNSVFSQCVNLYTGALNFTMYNSSFATVPSFSMSCNTGPYYIRVNQPGGGSPTNQYNTPCIRFRVNPTNAFSSTDNSITLYENGNLIGCTGPVGTCTANIGPMPNNSNYQLFASYMDPTLNHQYVICNVIAWTPNMNYTVSSCYDNAALATGVWTTNTLGCQTVTIPANSPIGTASFAISPAIAGAITNFGDGYAAITPSVMPAGTYTITYTFNTQNAACPIITATQTVVVGNPYNAAWTTPTVQCTAFGCLNLNPQVSGTAGGTFSGTGVSSNQFCPGTSGAGTFPVTYSVGISATCGASQVRNITVNTTPTANAGSTKTINCVQTTTIINGTGGTTYTWTGPGAFSSNLQNPTVSSPGTYSLTVTTASCISAASTVAVIQNTTAPAAAAATSGSVTCATTTINLNGSPAGMTYTWTAPGGSSISSGTNSQNAVGNGVGTYTIRVVDTNNGCSATATVAANINTVQPSSSAGTTGSVTCATTTINLTSAPAGMNYTWTAPAGSSISSGTNSQNAVGNGSGTYTVTVRDPINGCSRTATVTANINTVTPSPVSASTTGTVTCASTAINLSSSPAAMSYSWTAPLGSSITSGATSQNATGSGAGTYSVTITNPTNGCSTATTVVANSNTTAPTPSVTNNPTITCTNTLVTLNGSPASGVLYTWTGSGIVGASNQQTVNVNQSGTYTLLVQSTANSCTASISTSVSNNTIAPTITPVATQTITCASPSVTLIGSANPSSCTVVWTGGVCAGANSYIATACAPGTYTYIATNPANGCPSTPQVATVVPNSSIPSATVVNTGTITCSTTTVQVVATSTSSPVTYNWTGTGIVSGATTPTIVVNAGGTYSLVLLNTSNSCSVTITNSVTADNAAVTPTTTASTTITCLTTTANISTTAGSGSYTYNWSGPGVVGTNTLSSATASLGGLYTVTVTNTSNGCVGTGTVSVATNTATPTGVAINPSTFTLSCATPTTVLTATATGATTYTWIAPSGGSIISGTNTANAGISGSGTYSVIVAGSNGCPSAAAEATVVPNTDAPTFTLSNSSPSITCLSSNPTVSVAITSTVPITSYSWTPASGISGSSTSSVVTFTAAGTYTGVITANNGCISNAIVSVSDATLAPSVVAGTGTASAISCLNPSVVIAPTFSPSAGLTYTWTGPGIVGTANDASVTVNQNGNYSVTVTNTLTGCTSTAITIPVVGTSTPPTLSVTSTSSIGIGCTPSTSTIVLTANATPSTGVTYNWSTSATTETISVTAPGVYTVIVTDVSTSCSVAVQYTVDNSVVTPTINTAASVVLPCSSTTTTLTLNASATPSTVVYAWGGPSIISGSNTATPVIDQPGIYTVTVTNPTTGCTATSTVAVINGVPTASFTADVTQGINPLTVNFTNQSTGAINYNWNFGPFGTSTLTNPTQVFNVWGTYTVTLIASSGSCSDTASMVIIVDEGLSIEIPNVFTPNNDGVNDVFTIKSSGVKEISLQIFNRWGQKMYEFTGAKAAWDGMMGPGNEASAGTYFYFVKATGFDDKVIEKQGSLSLFR, from the coding sequence ATGAAAAAATATTTTTACTTAAGTGTTTTGATGGTGGTTCTGAGTTTCAACTCAGTATTTTCACAGTGTGTTAACTTGTATACGGGCGCGTTAAATTTCACGATGTATAACAGTTCATTTGCTACAGTACCAAGCTTTAGCATGTCTTGTAATACAGGGCCGTATTATATTAGAGTGAATCAGCCAGGTGGGGGGAGTCCTACTAATCAATACAACACGCCATGTATTCGCTTCCGGGTTAATCCTACCAATGCTTTTTCTTCAACTGATAATTCAATTACATTATATGAAAATGGGAACCTGATTGGTTGTACCGGGCCTGTAGGAACCTGTACTGCCAATATTGGACCTATGCCTAATAATTCAAATTATCAGTTGTTTGCTTCTTATATGGATCCTACACTGAATCACCAATATGTGATTTGTAATGTGATTGCATGGACTCCAAATATGAACTATACTGTTTCCAGCTGTTATGATAATGCTGCTTTAGCAACCGGTGTCTGGACTACAAATACTTTAGGTTGTCAAACTGTAACCATTCCGGCTAATAGTCCTATTGGTACTGCATCTTTTGCAATTAGTCCTGCTATTGCAGGTGCTATTACTAACTTCGGCGATGGTTATGCAGCGATAACCCCTTCGGTTATGCCGGCGGGAACATATACTATAACATATACTTTCAATACACAAAATGCAGCATGTCCGATTATAACAGCAACACAAACTGTAGTTGTTGGTAATCCATATAATGCTGCCTGGACTACACCAACGGTTCAATGTACTGCATTTGGTTGTTTAAATTTAAATCCACAGGTTTCGGGTACGGCAGGCGGAACATTTAGTGGTACAGGTGTTAGTTCGAATCAGTTTTGTCCTGGTACTTCAGGAGCCGGAACATTTCCTGTAACTTACTCTGTAGGAATAAGTGCAACTTGTGGAGCATCACAAGTAAGAAATATTACTGTAAATACAACACCTACTGCAAATGCAGGCTCAACAAAAACTATTAATTGTGTTCAAACAACAACAATCATAAATGGAACAGGAGGAACAACATATACATGGACAGGTCCTGGCGCATTTTCTTCTAACTTACAAAACCCAACGGTTAGCAGCCCTGGTACATACAGTTTAACAGTTACCACCGCTTCTTGTATTTCAGCCGCATCAACTGTTGCTGTTATTCAAAATACTACTGCGCCGGCTGCGGCTGCAGCTACAAGCGGTTCTGTAACCTGTGCAACTACAACAATCAATTTAAATGGAAGTCCTGCCGGTATGACTTATACATGGACTGCTCCGGGTGGAAGCTCCATCTCTTCAGGTACTAACTCGCAAAATGCGGTTGGTAACGGAGTTGGTACTTATACGATTAGAGTTGTAGATACCAATAACGGTTGTTCCGCAACTGCAACTGTAGCAGCGAATATTAACACAGTTCAACCTTCATCTTCTGCAGGTACAACCGGTTCTGTTACTTGTGCGACAACAACCATTAACTTAACGTCTGCGCCTGCCGGTATGAATTATACCTGGACCGCACCCGCTGGAAGTTCTATTTCATCAGGTACAAACTCTCAGAATGCAGTAGGTAACGGAAGCGGTACATATACTGTAACAGTTCGTGATCCAATAAACGGATGTTCACGTACAGCAACTGTAACAGCAAACATTAATACAGTAACACCATCTCCAGTTTCAGCATCTACAACCGGAACTGTAACTTGCGCGTCAACAGCAATTAATTTAAGTTCTTCTCCGGCAGCGATGTCTTATAGCTGGACCGCACCATTAGGCTCATCTATCACCTCAGGAGCAACTTCACAAAACGCTACTGGATCGGGAGCAGGAACCTATTCTGTTACCATAACAAATCCAACTAACGGTTGCTCTACTGCTACAACAGTTGTTGCTAATTCAAATACAACAGCTCCAACCCCTTCAGTAACGAATAATCCTACCATTACTTGTACGAACACTTTGGTTACTTTAAATGGTAGCCCTGCTTCCGGTGTATTATATACTTGGACAGGTTCCGGAATTGTTGGCGCATCTAATCAGCAAACAGTAAACGTAAATCAGTCCGGAACTTATACATTATTAGTTCAGAGTACAGCGAACAGTTGTACTGCTTCAATTAGTACTTCTGTTTCAAACAATACAATTGCGCCAACAATTACGCCGGTGGCAACACAAACAATTACGTGTGCAAGCCCTTCGGTTACTTTAATTGGAAGTGCAAACCCATCATCTTGTACCGTTGTTTGGACAGGTGGAGTTTGTGCAGGTGCAAACTCTTATATCGCTACAGCCTGTGCGCCGGGTACATACACTTACATTGCTACTAACCCAGCGAATGGATGCCCTTCAACACCTCAGGTTGCAACAGTAGTGCCAAACAGCTCTATTCCTTCAGCGACAGTGGTAAATACAGGAACCATTACTTGTTCAACAACCACGGTTCAGGTAGTGGCAACTTCAACTTCTTCTCCTGTTACTTATAACTGGACAGGAACAGGAATAGTATCAGGTGCCACAACTCCTACAATTGTCGTAAATGCAGGTGGTACATATTCGCTTGTATTATTAAATACTTCAAACTCTTGTTCGGTTACAATTACAAATAGTGTTACTGCTGATAATGCAGCCGTAACTCCTACTACTACCGCATCTACAACAATCACCTGTTTAACCACAACAGCTAACATTAGTACAACAGCCGGTTCCGGTTCTTACACCTATAATTGGTCGGGCCCGGGTGTAGTTGGAACAAATACATTATCTTCTGCAACTGCAAGTTTAGGCGGATTGTATACAGTAACTGTTACGAATACATCAAATGGTTGTGTAGGTACCGGAACAGTTTCTGTAGCTACTAATACTGCAACCCCAACGGGTGTAGCTATTAACCCTTCCACTTTCACGCTGTCTTGTGCTACGCCAACCACTGTGCTTACAGCAACAGCAACCGGTGCTACCACTTACACATGGATTGCTCCTTCAGGAGGCTCTATTATTAGTGGAACAAATACGGCTAATGCCGGCATTTCCGGTTCAGGTACATATAGTGTAATTGTTGCAGGTTCTAACGGTTGTCCTTCCGCGGCAGCTGAAGCTACAGTTGTTCCGAACACGGACGCCCCTACATTTACATTAAGTAATTCTAGTCCAAGCATTACTTGTTTAAGCAGTAATCCAACAGTAAGTGTGGCGATTACTTCTACTGTACCAATTACTTCTTATTCTTGGACACCGGCTTCGGGTATTTCCGGATCTTCAACATCAAGCGTTGTTACATTTACTGCAGCAGGAACCTATACAGGTGTAATCACTGCTAATAACGGTTGTATTTCAAATGCGATTGTAAGTGTTTCAGATGCAACTCTTGCACCTTCAGTTGTAGCAGGAACAGGAACAGCTTCTGCAATTTCTTGTTTAAATCCTTCGGTAGTGATTGCCCCTACATTTAGTCCTTCTGCCGGATTAACTTATACTTGGACTGGTCCTGGTATAGTAGGTACTGCTAATGATGCAAGTGTTACAGTAAATCAAAATGGAAATTACAGCGTCACCGTAACCAATACCTTAACCGGATGTACGTCAACAGCAATTACGATTCCTGTAGTAGGAACATCAACCCCTCCAACATTAAGTGTTACATCAACATCTTCTATTGGAATTGGATGTACACCTTCTACTTCAACTATTGTATTAACTGCAAATGCTACACCAAGTACGGGCGTAACGTATAATTGGTCTACATCCGCTACTACTGAAACAATTTCAGTTACCGCTCCGGGTGTTTATACTGTAATAGTAACTGATGTTTCCACTTCTTGTTCTGTTGCGGTACAATACACCGTAGATAATAGTGTTGTAACGCCAACAATCAATACAGCTGCTTCGGTGGTTTTACCTTGTTCTTCAACTACAACAACTTTAACTTTAAATGCATCTGCTACACCTTCAACAGTGGTTTATGCATGGGGCGGACCAAGTATTATTTCCGGTTCAAATACGGCAACTCCGGTTATTGACCAGCCGGGTATTTATACTGTAACAGTTACCAATCCAACAACAGGTTGTACGGCAACAAGTACTGTTGCTGTTATTAACGGAGTTCCGACAGCGTCATTTACTGCTGACGTAACTCAGGGTATAAATCCATTAACGGTTAACTTTACAAATCAAAGTACCGGAGCCATCAATTATAACTGGAACTTCGGTCCGTTTGGTACTTCTACTTTAACAAATCCTACACAAGTGTTTAATGTTTGGGGAACTTATACCGTAACATTAATTGCTTCATCCGGTTCTTGCAGCGACACGGCAAGTATGGTGATTATTGTTGACGAAGGACTAAGTATCGAAATTCCGAATGTATTTACACCTAATAACGATGGCGTAAACGATGTGTTTACCATCAAATCTTCCGGAGTAAAAGAAATCTCATTACAAATCTTTAACCGTTGGGGTCAGAAGATGTATGAGTTCACCGGTGCAAAAGCAGCGTGGGATGGAATGATGGGTCCTGGTAACGAAGCTTCAGCTGGAACTTATTTCTACTTCGTAAAAGCTACAGGCTTTGATGATAAAGTGATTGAAAAGCAAGGATCCCTAAGCTTATTCAGATAG
- a CDS encoding D-sedoheptulose 7-phosphate isomerase yields MKDFIQSKIKTSVDLKTSLLSNDAILTAIENIVKDSVSAYKRDGKVLWCGNGGSAADAQHLAAELSGRFYYDRPPLFSEALHVNTSYTTAVANDYSYDEIYARLVKAMGRKGDVLIGLSTSGNSGNVVKALQVANEIGMVTVGFTGETGGKMKDLCKYLVNIPSKDTPRIQECHMLLGHTICELVEMELFPKK; encoded by the coding sequence ATGAAAGATTTCATACAATCTAAAATAAAGACATCGGTTGATTTAAAAACTTCATTACTTTCCAATGATGCTATTTTAACTGCCATTGAAAATATTGTGAAGGATTCTGTTTCGGCTTATAAACGCGATGGAAAAGTATTATGGTGCGGTAACGGAGGCAGTGCCGCGGATGCACAACACTTAGCAGCTGAATTAAGTGGTAGATTTTATTATGACCGTCCGCCTTTATTTTCGGAAGCTTTACACGTTAATACAAGTTATACAACGGCTGTTGCCAACGATTACAGCTACGATGAAATTTACGCGCGTTTAGTAAAAGCCATGGGCCGTAAAGGAGATGTTTTAATTGGTTTATCTACCAGCGGTAACTCAGGAAATGTGGTGAAAGCTTTACAAGTTGCCAATGAAATAGGAATGGTGACAGTTGGCTTTACAGGAGAAACCGGAGGGAAAATGAAAGATTTATGTAAATATCTGGTAAACATTCCTTCAAAAGATACGCCGCGCATTCAGGAATGCCATATGCTACTCGGACATACAATTTGTGAATTAGTAGAAATGGAATTGTTTCCGAAAAAATAA
- a CDS encoding PhoH family protein, with the protein MTEKIIVLESIEPVEIYGVNDVKLNIIKKHFPKLKIIARGYSVKVLGEENEIQNFEKKLNLLIDHYHKTGLLTDTVIDRLLGPTGDNIIESQDLQNDLILFGNNGLVVKAKTENQRKMVASIAKNDMIFAIGPAGTGKTYTAVALAVRALKNKEVKRIILTRPAVEAGENLGFLPGDLKEKLDPYMQPLYDALSDMVPGDKLNQYIENRVIQIAPLAFMRGRTLDNAFVILDEAQNTTESQMKMFLTRMGNNAKFIITGDATQIDLPSKQPSGLIQAIRYLKKVEGIDFIELDNRDVIRHRLVSAIIQSYEGNK; encoded by the coding sequence TTGACAGAGAAGATTATTGTACTGGAGAGCATTGAACCGGTTGAGATATATGGGGTTAACGACGTTAAGTTAAACATCATCAAAAAACATTTTCCTAAACTCAAAATCATTGCGCGCGGTTATAGCGTAAAAGTGCTGGGCGAAGAGAATGAAATTCAGAATTTCGAAAAGAAATTGAATCTCTTAATCGATCACTACCATAAAACAGGATTACTGACCGATACGGTGATTGACCGTCTTTTAGGGCCAACCGGAGATAACATCATCGAAAGTCAGGATTTACAAAACGATTTGATTTTGTTTGGGAATAATGGTCTGGTTGTAAAAGCCAAAACCGAAAACCAGCGCAAAATGGTAGCCTCCATTGCTAAAAACGACATGATATTTGCAATTGGTCCTGCTGGTACCGGTAAAACATATACTGCTGTAGCCTTAGCAGTACGTGCCCTAAAAAACAAAGAAGTTAAACGGATTATCTTGACCCGTCCTGCAGTTGAGGCCGGAGAAAATCTTGGCTTTTTACCGGGCGATTTAAAAGAAAAACTCGATCCTTACATGCAGCCATTATATGATGCATTGTCGGATATGGTACCTGGAGATAAACTCAATCAGTACATCGAGAACCGTGTGATTCAAATTGCACCTTTAGCCTTTATGCGCGGTAGAACTTTAGATAACGCGTTTGTCATTTTAGATGAAGCGCAAAACACCACCGAAAGTCAAATGAAAATGTTTTTGACCCGTATGGGGAACAACGCTAAATTCATTATTACTGGTGATGCCACGCAAATAGATTTACCGAGTAAACAACCTTCCGGATTAATTCAGGCCATTCGTTATTTGAAAAAAGTGGAAGGAATTGATTTTATTGAATTAGACAACCGCGATGTGATTCGTCACCGCTTGGTAAGCGCTATCATTCAAAGTTATGAGGGTAATAAATAA